A section of the Deinococcus sp. KNUC1210 genome encodes:
- a CDS encoding PRTRC system protein B gives MPPAVFQPQRALVLYHPPHGQAVHVLSHPIQDEAHGFTLGAGAVLTSEDVAALLDLVAGQGMTLLAPNTLATGPGSVCWWVPPGVRALRFDPKYAATAQIAVLNGQLIPHPGLVLQATSGKLCVFAVWGMERPTASTMLHHAPFWNLYADGRMCQGTVAYPATQRPQDQTAWEDALFGSYFTGPSRTDTYTQWGRSYQELLEQALADGRFPQEVLMPSVWTLGQYLGVS, from the coding sequence ATGCCACCTGCGGTGTTCCAGCCGCAACGAGCGCTGGTGCTGTACCATCCCCCTCACGGTCAGGCGGTGCATGTACTGAGCCATCCGATTCAGGATGAAGCGCACGGCTTCACGCTGGGGGCGGGGGCGGTGTTGACGTCCGAGGATGTGGCCGCGTTGCTAGATCTGGTGGCGGGGCAAGGCATGACGCTGCTGGCGCCGAATACCCTGGCGACCGGGCCGGGGAGCGTGTGCTGGTGGGTGCCACCCGGCGTGCGGGCCCTGCGCTTCGATCCAAAGTACGCCGCCACCGCGCAGATCGCCGTGCTCAATGGGCAGCTGATTCCGCACCCTGGGCTAGTGCTGCAGGCGACCTCGGGGAAGCTGTGTGTCTTCGCGGTGTGGGGAATGGAGCGGCCCACAGCCAGCACGATGCTCCACCACGCGCCCTTCTGGAATCTGTATGCCGATGGGCGGATGTGTCAAGGAACCGTGGCGTACCCAGCCACGCAGCGCCCACAGGATCAGACGGCCTGGGAAGACGCGCTGTTCGGCTCGTATTTCACCGGGCCGAGCCGGACGGATACCTACACGCAGTGGGGGCGGAGTTATCAAGAGCTGCTGGAGCAGGCACTTGCGGACGGACGCTTTCCTCAGGAGGTGCTGATGCCGTCTGTGTGGACGCTGGGGCAGTACCTGGGGGTGTCGTGA
- a CDS encoding LLM class flavin-dependent oxidoreductase, translating to MTHADALIAQLPSPDLYWFIPSGGDGRRLGQPSRPASFQYLSQVAQAADVLGFDGVLLPTGGTNEDTLIVASALSSLTRQLRFLVALRPGLVSPVLAARLTASLDRITGGRVNLNIVSGSGHFDFEGLNLTQEERYALTNEWLGIFRALLSGETVDHHGEHLQVHGGRSLLPSVQRPYPPIYFGGSSDPAIRVAGEHVDVYLSWGERPAQMAEKFGRVRAEAARAGRTVRFGLRAHIIVRDTEEEAWAAADDLIAGISDEEITRAHQAFLASASEGQRRQSELNGGTRASLRVGKNLWAGVGLVRGGAGTAFVGSPENVAAAMREYQAIGVDTFVLSGYPHLEEAYRTAELLFPALGRPSPLFTPRDGLPLSHTSTPATEREPVLTGRFRSI from the coding sequence ATGACACATGCCGATGCATTGATCGCTCAACTGCCCAGTCCCGATCTGTACTGGTTTATTCCCTCCGGAGGAGATGGCCGCCGGTTAGGTCAGCCGAGCCGTCCGGCCAGTTTTCAGTATCTGTCTCAGGTGGCGCAGGCTGCCGATGTGCTGGGCTTCGACGGCGTTCTGCTGCCCACCGGCGGCACCAACGAAGACACCCTGATCGTGGCGAGCGCCCTGAGCAGTCTGACGCGGCAACTGCGCTTTCTGGTGGCGCTGCGGCCCGGACTGGTCTCGCCGGTGCTGGCTGCCCGCCTGACCGCCTCTCTCGACCGCATCACCGGGGGGCGCGTCAATCTGAATATCGTGTCTGGAAGCGGCCATTTCGACTTCGAGGGCCTGAATCTGACGCAGGAGGAGCGCTACGCCCTGACGAACGAGTGGCTGGGCATCTTCCGGGCCCTGCTGAGCGGCGAGACAGTCGATCACCACGGCGAGCACCTTCAGGTTCACGGGGGACGCTCGCTGCTTCCCAGCGTCCAGCGCCCGTATCCACCCATCTATTTCGGGGGCAGCAGCGACCCGGCCATCCGGGTGGCAGGCGAGCATGTCGACGTGTATCTGAGCTGGGGCGAGCGGCCCGCACAGATGGCCGAGAAATTCGGGCGGGTACGGGCCGAAGCTGCCCGAGCAGGACGGACGGTACGCTTCGGCCTGCGGGCACACATCATCGTGCGCGACACCGAAGAGGAAGCCTGGGCCGCTGCTGATGACCTGATCGCCGGCATCAGCGACGAGGAGATCACCCGCGCCCATCAGGCGTTTCTGGCGAGTGCTTCGGAGGGCCAGCGCCGCCAGAGTGAGTTGAACGGCGGCACACGCGCCTCGCTGCGGGTTGGAAAGAACCTGTGGGCGGGTGTGGGGCTGGTGCGTGGCGGTGCCGGAACCGCGTTCGTTGGCAGTCCCGAGAACGTCGCCGCCGCGATGCGTGAGTATCAGGCCATCGGTGTCGATACCTTCGTGCTGAGCGGCTACCCGCATCTGGAGGAGGCGTACCGCACCGCCGAACTGCTGTTTCCGGCACTGGGCCGCCCCAGCCCGCTCTTTACTCCCCGAGACGGGCTGCCTCTCAGCCACACCTCGACGCCTGCCACCGAGCGCGAGCCTGTTCTGACCGGACGCTTCCGCAGCATCTGA